The following are encoded in a window of Castanea sativa cultivar Marrone di Chiusa Pesio chromosome 9, ASM4071231v1 genomic DNA:
- the LOC142610463 gene encoding uncharacterized protein LOC142610463 — MDEGNSSQKVEAESAYEVLISFEFVFILHFVNETMGITDKLCQALQNQSQDILNAMHLVSSTTKLIQQFRDEKWDDLLATVISFCKKRGIDVPDMNARYVARFDKFYPIDFTDDEKNDLKKELDLYKYDVVQHSGFKNLKNNSELCQWMVRTRKSEIYPLICRVVKLVLTLPVSTATTERAFSAMNVIKIDLCNKMEDEFLLDAMMLFIERDIAATISTDSIIDDFEDLKRRRVPFS; from the exons ATGGATGAAGGAAATTCTTCACAAAAAGTAGAAGCAGAGTCTGCTTATGAGgtattaatttcatttgaatttgtctTCATCTTGCATTTTGTTAATGAAACTATGGGAATCACTGATAAACTTTGTCAAGCTttgcaaaaccaatcacaaGACATTTTAAATGCTATGCATTTAGTTTCATCCACTACAAAGCTTATTCAACAATTTAGAGATGAGAAATGGGATGACTTACTAGCTACTGTGATATCATTTTGTAAGAAACGTGGTATAGATGTCCCTGATATGAATGCTCGTTATGTTGCAAGATTTG ATAAATTTTATCCAATAGACTTCACAGATGATGAAAAGAATGATTTGAAAAAGGAACTTGATCTTTATAAGTATGATGTAGTTCAGCATTCAGGgttcaagaatttgaaaaataattctGAATTGTGCCAATGGATGGTGAGAACTAGAAAATCAGAAATCTATCCGCTTATTTGTAGAGTGGTCAAGCTTGTGCTTACTCTTCCCGTTTCTACTGCAACTACAGAGCGAGCATTTTCAGCTATGAATGTCATCAAAATTGACCTTTGCAACAAAATGGAAGATGAGTTTTTGTTAGACGCTATGATGTTATTCATTGAAAGGGACATTGCTGCGACAATTAGTACGGATTCAATCATAGATGATTTCGAAGATTTAAAAAGACGACGAGTtccattttcataa